In one window of Rhinopithecus roxellana isolate Shanxi Qingling chromosome 15, ASM756505v1, whole genome shotgun sequence DNA:
- the LOC104679346 gene encoding ubiquinol-cytochrome-c reductase complex assembly factor 3, with amino-acid sequence MVSAIGRSSLREGAVRPRGYGSRLRRTPVGALLVVQAAMAFLRKMLITVALLGAGAGVGLALLAIVTPGEQRKQEMLKEMALQDPRSREEMAKTQQLLVATLQEAATTQENVAWRKNWMVSEGGAGGRSP; translated from the exons ATGGTTTCTGCTATAGGGCGCTCTAGCCTGCGCGAAGGGGCAGTGAGACCGCGCGGGTACGGCTCGCGGCTGCGACGAACTCCCGTGGGCGCCCTGCTGGTTGTGCAGGCGGCCATGGCGTTCTTGCGGAAAATGCTGATCACAGTCGCATTGCTGGGCGCAGGGGCTGGCGTGGGCCTCGCGCTCCTTGCTATCGTGACCCCGGGAGAGCAGCGGAAGCAGGAAATGCTAAAG GAGATGGCACTGCAGGACCCGCGGAGCAGGGAGGAGATGGCCAAGACCCAGCAGCTATTGGTGGCCACTCTGCAGGAGGCAGCGACCACGCAGGAGAACGTGGCCTGGAGGAAGAACTGGATGGTTAGCGAAGGCGGCGCCGGCGGGAGGTCACCGTGA
- the UBXN1 gene encoding UBX domain-containing protein 1 isoform X1 produces the protein MAELTALESLIEMGFPRGRAEKALALTGNQGIEAAMDWLMEHEDDPDVDEPLETPLGHILGREPTSSEQGGLEGSGSAAGEGKPVLSEEERQEQTKRMLELVAQKQREREEREEREALERERQRRRQGQELSAARQRLQEDEMRRAAEERRREKAEELAARQRVREKIERDKAERAKKYGGSVGSQPPPPAPEPGPVPSSPSQEPPTKREYDQCRIQVRLPDGTSLTQTFRAREQLAAVRLYVELHRGEEPGGGQDPVQLLSGFPRRAFSEADMERPLQELGMAARLETRTWGSREACLGKGGMQREGVL, from the exons ATGGCGGAGCTGACGGCTCTTGAGAGTCTCATCGAGATGGGCTTCCCCAGGGGACGCGC GGAGAAGGCTCTGGCCCTCACAGGGAACCAGGGCATCGAGGCTGCGATGGACTG GCTGATGGAGCACGAAGACGACCCCGATGTGGACGAGCCTCTAGAGACCCCCCTTGGACATATCCTGGGACGGGAGCCCACTTCCTCAGAGCAAGGCGGCCTTGAAG GATCTGGTTCTGCTGCCGGAGAAGGCAAACCCGTTTTGAGTGAAGAGGAAAGACAGGAACAGACTAAGAG GATGTTGGAGCTGGTGGCCCAGAAGCAGCGGGAGCGTGAAGAGAGAGAGGAACGGGAGGCATTGGAACGCGAACGGCAGCGCAGGAGACAAGGGCAGGAGTTGTCAGCAGCACGACAGCGGCTACAGGAAGATGAGATGCGCCGGGCTGCAGAGGAGAGGCGGAGGGAAAAGGCCGAGGAGTTAGCAGCCAG ACAAAGAGTTAGAGAAAAGATCGAGAGGGACAAAGCAGAGAGAGCCAAGAAG TATGGTGGCAGTGTGGGCTCTCAGCCACCCCCACCAGCACCAGAGCCAGGTCCTGTTCCCTCTTCTCCCAGCCAGGAGCCTCCCACCAAGCGGGAGTATGACCAGTGTCGCATACAG GTCAGGCTGCCAGATGGGACCTCACTGACCCAGACGTTCCGGGCCCGGGAACAGCTGGCAGCCGTGAGGCTCTATGTGGAGCTCCACCGTGGGGAGGAACCAGGAGGGGGCCAGGACCCTGTGCAATTGCTCAGTGGCTTCCCCAGACGGGCCTTCTCAGAAGCTGACATGGAGCGGCCTCTGCAGGAGCTGGGTATGGCTGCAAGACTAGAAACTAGGACATGGGGGAGTAGGGAGGCATGCTTGGGAAAAGGAGGGATGCAAAGAGAAGGGGTTTTGTGA
- the UBXN1 gene encoding UBX domain-containing protein 1 isoform X2, with translation MAELTALESLIEMGFPRGRAEKALALTGNQGIEAAMDWLMEHEDDPDVDEPLETPLGHILGREPTSSEQGGLEGSGSAAGEGKPVLSEEERQEQTKRMLELVAQKQREREEREEREALERERQRRRQGQELSAARQRLQEDEMRRAAEERRREKAEELAARQRVREKIERDKAERAKKYGGSVGSQPPPPAPEPGPVPSSPSQEPPTKREYDQCRIQVRLPDGTSLTQTFRAREQLAAVRLYVELHRGEEPGGGQDPVQLLSGFPRRAFSEADMERPLQELGLVPSAVLIVAKKCPS, from the exons ATGGCGGAGCTGACGGCTCTTGAGAGTCTCATCGAGATGGGCTTCCCCAGGGGACGCGC GGAGAAGGCTCTGGCCCTCACAGGGAACCAGGGCATCGAGGCTGCGATGGACTG GCTGATGGAGCACGAAGACGACCCCGATGTGGACGAGCCTCTAGAGACCCCCCTTGGACATATCCTGGGACGGGAGCCCACTTCCTCAGAGCAAGGCGGCCTTGAAG GATCTGGTTCTGCTGCCGGAGAAGGCAAACCCGTTTTGAGTGAAGAGGAAAGACAGGAACAGACTAAGAG GATGTTGGAGCTGGTGGCCCAGAAGCAGCGGGAGCGTGAAGAGAGAGAGGAACGGGAGGCATTGGAACGCGAACGGCAGCGCAGGAGACAAGGGCAGGAGTTGTCAGCAGCACGACAGCGGCTACAGGAAGATGAGATGCGCCGGGCTGCAGAGGAGAGGCGGAGGGAAAAGGCCGAGGAGTTAGCAGCCAG ACAAAGAGTTAGAGAAAAGATCGAGAGGGACAAAGCAGAGAGAGCCAAGAAG TATGGTGGCAGTGTGGGCTCTCAGCCACCCCCACCAGCACCAGAGCCAGGTCCTGTTCCCTCTTCTCCCAGCCAGGAGCCTCCCACCAAGCGGGAGTATGACCAGTGTCGCATACAG GTCAGGCTGCCAGATGGGACCTCACTGACCCAGACGTTCCGGGCCCGGGAACAGCTGGCAGCCGTGAGGCTCTATGTGGAGCTCCACCGTGGGGAGGAACCAGGAGGGGGCCAGGACCCTGTGCAATTGCTCAGTGGCTTCCCCAGACGGGCCTTCTCAGAAGCTGACATGGAGCGGCCTCTGCAGGAGCTGG GACTCGTGCCTTCTGCTGTTCTCATTGTGGCCAAGAAATGTCCCAGCTGA